A window of the Lepus europaeus isolate LE1 chromosome 5, mLepTim1.pri, whole genome shotgun sequence genome harbors these coding sequences:
- the MANEAL gene encoding glycoprotein endo-alpha-1,2-mannosidase-like protein, giving the protein MARRRRRACIALFLVLLFAFGTLMGLRTLKAPDGLPALGPGLELAPFERRPEGAPAPAARAPAAPAAPPPPPPPPRTAEPGSPPGPAPAEAEPAPGRSLRVYSDLHAFYYSWYGSPRREGRYIHWDHVMVPHWDPKISASYPRGRHSPPDDLGSSFYPELGPYSSRDPDVLREHMTQLQEAGIGVLVLSWYPPGMADDNGEPSDDLVPAILDTAHQYNIQVAFHIQPYKGRDDITVHDNIKYIIDTYGSHGAFYRYKNSMGKSLPLFYIYDSYLTSPEAWAHLLTPQGPHSIRNTPYDGVFIALLVEEGHTHDILAAGFDGMYTYFASNGFSFGSSHQNWKAVKNFCDANNLMFIPSVGPGYIDTSIRPWNNHNTRNRVNGKYYETALQAALTVRPEIVSITSFNEWHEGTQIEKAIPKKTPTRLYLDYLPHQPSLYLELTRRWAEHFVKEKEQWLM; this is encoded by the exons ATGGCCCGGCGGCGGCGCCGCGCCTGCATCGCGCTGTTCCTGGTGCTGCTTTTCGCCTTCGGCACCCTCATGGGCCTGCGCACGCTCAAGGCTCCGGACGGACTCCCAGCGCTGGGCCCGGGCCTGGAGCTGGCGCCCTTTGAGCGGCGGCCGGAGGGGGCCCCGGCGCCCGCCGCCCGGGCCCCTGCCGCACctgccgcgccgccgccgccgccacctccGCCACGCACCGCGGAGCCGGGCAGCCCCCCGGGGCCGGCACCCGCGGAGGCCGAGCCCGCCCCCGGGCGGAGTCTACGCGTGTACTCGGACCTACACGCCTTCTACTACTCGTGGTACGGCAGCCCGCGGCGCGAGGGCCGCTACATCCACTGGGACCACGTCATGGTGCCGCACTGGGACCCCAAAATCTCAGCCAGCTACCCTCGCGGCCGCCACAGCCCCCCGGACGACCTGGGCTCCAGCTTCTACCCGGAGTTGGGGCCCTATAGCTCCCGGGACCCCGACGTGCTGCGGGAGCACATGACCCAGCTCCAGGAGGCCGGCATCG GCGTCCTGGTCCTGTCCTGGTACCCACCTGGCATGGCTGATGATAACGGAGAACCCTCGGATGACCTGGTGCCTGCCATTCTGGACACCGCCCATCAGTACAACATCCAG GTGGCCTTCCACATCCAACCCTACAAAGGCCGGGATGACATCACTGTGCATGACAACATCAAGTACATCATTGACAC GTACGGCTCCCATGGTGCATTTTACCGCTACAAGAACAGCATGGGCAAGAGCCTCCCCCTCTTCTATATCTACGATTCCTACCTGACGTCCCCGGAGGCCTGGGCCCACCTCCTGACACCACAGGGACCCCACTCAATCCGCAACACGCCCTACGACGGGGTCTTCATAGCGCTGCTCGTGGAGGAGGGCCACACCCACGACATCCTCGCCGCAGGATTTGATGGCATGTACACCTACTTTGCCTCCAACGGTTTCTCCTTTGGCTCCTCCCATCAGAACTGGAAGGCCGTGAAGAACTTTTGTGACGCTAACAACCTCATGTTCATCCCCAGCGTGGGGCCTGGCTATATTGACACCAGCATCCGGCCCTGGAACAACCACAATACACGGAACAGGGTCAATGGCAAGTACTACGAgacggccctgcaggcggccctGACCGTGAGGCCCGAGATCGTCTCCATCACCTCCTTCAACGAGTGGCACGAGGGCACCCAGATTGAGAAGGCCATTCCCAAGAAGACGCCGACTCGCCTGTATTTGGACTACCTGCCTCATCAGCCCAGCCTCTACCTGGAGCTGACCCGCCGCTGGGCGGAGCACTTTGTCAAGGAAAAGGAGCAGTGGCTGATGTGA
- the YRDC gene encoding threonylcarbamoyl-AMP synthase, with protein sequence MSPARPCTGLRAAVAASMGLSEGSAGSARKGRLLRPPSPAPAAPGARLLRLPGSGAVQAASPERAGWTEALRAAVAELRAGAVVAVPTDTLYGLACSASCSEALGAVYRLKGRSEAKPLAVCLGRVADVYRYCHVRVPEQLLKDLLPGPVTLVMERSEELNKDLNPFTPLVGVRIPAHAFMQDLAQMFGGPLALTSANLSSQASSLNVEEFQDLWPHLSLVIDGGPIGEGQSPECRLGSTVVDLSVPGKFGIIRPGCALESTTAILQQKYGLSPSHGPCS encoded by the exons ATGTCTCCGGCGCGTCCCTGCACGGGGCTGAGGGCCGCGGTGGCTGCCAGCATGGGGTTGAGCGAGGGGTCGGCGGGCTCCGCCCGGAAGGGCCGTCTCCTCCGGCCGCCGAGCCCCGCTCCGGCGGCGCCAGGGGCTCGGCTGTTGCGGCTCCCGGGAAGCGGAGCCGTGCAGGCCGCGAGCCCCGAGCGCGCCGGCTGGACCGAAGCGCTGCGGGCCGCCGTGGCCGAGCTGCGCGCCGGCGCCGTGGTGGCCGTTCCCACCGACACGCTGTACGGCCTGGCCTGCTCGGCGAGCTGTTCGGAGGCGCTGGGCGCCGTGTACCGCCTCAAGGGCCGCAGCGAGGCCAAGCCGCTGGCCGTGTGCCTGGGCCGCGTGGCCGACGTCTACAG GTACTGCCACGTGAGGGTCCCCGAGCAGCTCCTGAAAGACCTCCTGCCGGGGCCCGTGACCTTGGTGATGGAACGCTCAGAGGAGCTCAACAAGGACCTGAACCCCTTCACGCCT CTTGTGGGCGTCCGGATTCCTGCCCATGCCTTCATGCAGGACCTGGCCCAGATGTTCGGGGGACCTCTGGCTCTCACCAGCGCCAACCTCAGttcccaggccagttctctgAACGTCGAG GAATTCCAAGACCTCTGGCCTCATTTGTCCCTGGTCATTGATGGGGGACCAATTGGGGAAGGCCAGAGCCCCGAGTGTCGCCTTGGCTCAACTGTGGTTGACTTATCTGTGCCTGGAAAGTTTGGCATCATTCGTCCAGGCTG TGCCCTGGAGAGCACTACAGCCATCCTCCAGCAGAAGTACGGGTTGTCGCCTTCGCACGGACCATGCTCGTGA